CGACATCATCTATTGTATCAATATCATGTACAGTCAATTGGTGATCTCCAAATTCAACATTATCACCAAGTCCGTAAGCTTCAATTTCGTCTTCTTCTTCCTCGTTCACTTCTTCGTCTGGTTCTTCTTCCTCTATCGCTTCCGCATCCACGGTCACGGCCTCGCTTGTGTCTCTGGTTTCCTGGTCTTGCTCTCTTCCGTTATCTTCTCCAGATGCAAAATCCGGCTCTTCATCCGCTGGCGACATTGCTGCAATTATCAAAAAACCAAATTGATAAACAATTGCCAAAGACCCTAATGCCATACCGACGTTCGCACTTTTCTTTTTGGTCACCTGTTTCCTTCCGAATGCGCCGAAAATAATTGCTAAAATCCAAGCCGGCAACATAAGCCACCCCAAAAACGGAATGATCCCTATCGACAACCCAACTATCCCCAACACCAATGATGCCGTGGCCATGGAGTTTTTTTCGGGTGTAGTAGAATTTGCTGTTACTTCACTCATAAATTTTCAACCCCCATATTTCATTTTATAAGCACATCATCATAGTACTATATGCATGAAATAATTGGCAACTGAAGTGTGTTCACTATGGTAGCTATTTGTCCCTATCTTCTTTAAATAGCTTCTCTAAGCGTTTTCTTCTTTTTCTCATTAGCTGAGCATATTCTTCGAGCTCCTGCATTTCTTCCTCGCTCATGTCGTCAAAACCGCCGTAGGCAAACATCTTGGGTTCTTCCTCTTTTTCTTTAGGGTCGTCTGTATGCCCGAGCAAAAAATCAGTTGATACATCATAATGATCAGCAATCTTTTTTAAAGTGTCGTAATCTGGGCTTCTGTTTCCTCTTTCATAAGCTGTATATGCTGGCCGAGTAATACCTAATATTGAAGCAATTTCTTTTTGGGTCTTTTTATTCGATTTTCTTAATTGAATTAATCTTTCTTTTAACAACGTTCAGCACCGCCTTATCACCCCTTAATTATAGTGTAACAAATAGTTACTTTAAACTGATTGTATCAAATCGAAACTTTTTTATGATTATATGCTTGACATAGTAACGATATGACACTATAATAAAAAGTAACAGATCGCAACAGGAGGTGAAGAAATGAGAACTTGGCTTAAAGACATTAGACATCAAAGAGGATACACACATCAACAAGTTGCCGAGTTGGCAAATATCCATCGAGCTTATTATACCTTGATTGAGTCGGGGTCAAGAACACCTAGCGTTGCCGCATCAAAATCAATTGGGAAAGCACTAGGTTTTGACTGGACAATTTTTTTTGAAGATGAAAGTAACGAAACGAAACAAAAGACGGTGACAGTTTAGAAAGGAGGTGAACTTATGAACGTCCAACTCATTCCCGGCGAACAACTCAAAAACGGAAAACTCCGACCGACCGCAATGAAAGCAACCAAAGACATTATCGAAAGAAAAATCAAGTCGGGTGAGTACAAGCGCGATCGGGATCGGGTGACTGTCTGACTATATGTTAGCAAGGATTTCTTATAAGTAGTATTCCCACTAATCTATGTCAATTCCAAATTGGAATAAGGGGGATTCGGAGGGGTAACAGGATGCCTGTTATTCGGAAGCAAGTAGGGTCATGGGATAAAGAGGATAACGATTGGATGATTACCGATGTTGGTGAAGTCTGGAGTATTGGCAATCAGCTGTTCAGCGGCGTCGATAGTTTGTTGTGATGCTCGGATAGATTCGTTCATATTTGTACTACCGACCTCCATGCTAATGGTTTGATTTTTGGCTGATTCTTTGAGTGATTCGCTAACACCAACATCCATTATGTTATCGCACAGGCTTTTTATCCCATGCTTCTACTTGTTTCCAAGCAGATCAGCATACCTGTTCATCCATGTAGGATGTCGGACGCTCGTGGGCAGTTTATTGGCATACCATCCTCACTGTCTATGCGTTGCACCTTCCAAGGTACAGAAGCAGTAATTCCCTTGGCTTGGCTCACGGTATCCATATCAAATGACTTAGGTTTCCCGTGAATTCATCCGATTGTCACTCATGGATCGCTCCATAAGGCGGCAATATCCAATCTATTCATTAGTCTACAGGAAATGATAGAAGATGAGAAATGATTTCAAGGAGGTGAAAAAATTGGAGTACGGAGGTTTGTTAAAAGCGGCAAGGGAACGCTCCGGCATTTCGCAAGAAGAAATGGCCCACCAAATGAACATGACTCAATCGAATATATCCAAATATGAAAACAACTATAAAGAGCCGCCACTCACCATGTTTAAACAATGGATGGAAAACACTAGCTGTCAAGATGTAGCGATAGCGTTCCTGATGGGTGTAGATGGGATGCAGATGATGGGTCAAGTCATGGAAGCGCTCAGTAGCGTAGTTGGTTTTGTGTCAATTATTTTTTAGGAGGT
The Salicibibacter kimchii DNA segment above includes these coding regions:
- a CDS encoding DUF4190 domain-containing protein gives rise to the protein MSEVTANSTTPEKNSMATASLVLGIVGLSIGIIPFLGWLMLPAWILAIIFGAFGRKQVTKKKSANVGMALGSLAIVYQFGFLIIAAMSPADEEPDFASGEDNGREQDQETRDTSEAVTVDAEAIEEEEPDEEVNEEEEDEIEAYGLGDNVEFGDHQLTVHDIDTIDDVGSENFPREASGTYVLVGATYQNNDNESVMIRSGDFQLVEGDATYESDSAAIRAYNEGDVFIANEVNPGSTIESTVVFDVADDVAESDDLQLYIEVGIFGGDGALIDLK
- a CDS encoding helix-turn-helix domain-containing protein, which produces MLKERLIQLRKSNKKTQKEIASILGITRPAYTAYERGNRSPDYDTLKKIADHYDVSTDFLLGHTDDPKEKEEEPKMFAYGGFDDMSEEEMQELEEYAQLMRKRRKRLEKLFKEDRDK
- a CDS encoding helix-turn-helix transcriptional regulator yields the protein MRTWLKDIRHQRGYTHQQVAELANIHRAYYTLIESGSRTPSVAASKSIGKALGFDWTIFFEDESNETKQKTVTV
- a CDS encoding helix-turn-helix domain-containing protein produces the protein MEYGGLLKAARERSGISQEEMAHQMNMTQSNISKYENNYKEPPLTMFKQWMENTSCQDVAIAFLMGVDGMQMMGQVMEALSSVVGFVSIIF